Proteins encoded within one genomic window of Anopheles gambiae chromosome 3, idAnoGambNW_F1_1, whole genome shotgun sequence:
- the LOC1275235 gene encoding odorant receptor 67d produces MYALAIAVVVQLFELCLLGTILSIKNEEIEHAFYDSLWYLMDHSEKKDFLIMFHKSQHAMEMTVASMAPLNIVLFIAIMQKIYAYAMMLMNFFE; encoded by the exons ATGTACGCACTGGCGATCGCTGTTGTAGTTCAACTGTTTGAGCTATGTCTGCTAGGAACTATCCTCAGCATTAAG AACGAGGAGATCGAGCATGCATTCTATGATTCTTTGTGGTATCTGATGGATCATTCTGAGAAAAAGGACTTTTTAATCATGTTTCACAAAAGCCAACATGCCATGGAAATGACCGTTGCCAGCATGGCGCCGCTCAATATCGTTCTTTTTATTGCT ATAATGCAAAAGATCTATGCTTATGCCATGATGTTGATGAACTTCTTCGAGTGA
- the LOC1275234 gene encoding odorant receptor 67d produces MYALAITIVIQLFELCLLGTILSIKNEEIEHAFYDSLWYLMDHSEKKDFLIMFHKCQHAKEMTVASMAPLNIVLFIAIMQKIYALAMMMMRFSE; encoded by the exons ATGTACGCATTAGCGATCACTATTGTAATTCAACTGTTTGAGCTATGTCTGCTAGGAACTATCCTCAGTATAAAG AATGAAGAGATCGAGCATGCATTCTATGATTCTTTGTGGTATCTGATGGATCATTCTGAGAAAAAGGACTTTTTAATCATGTTTCACAAATGCCAACATGCCAAGGAAATGACTGTTGCCAGTATGGCGCCGCTGAATATCGTTCTTTTTATTGCT ATAATGCAAAAGATCTACGCCTTagccatgatgatgatgaggtttTCAGAGTGA